Proteins co-encoded in one Strix uralensis isolate ZFMK-TIS-50842 chromosome 2, bStrUra1, whole genome shotgun sequence genomic window:
- the TUBGCP5 gene encoding gamma-tubulin complex component 5 isoform X3, with protein sequence MEGEEVYFGPGVDTPDWSGESEEEEDTQPLSREDSGIQVDRTPLEDQDPNKKTVPNVSWKVGEPDARSWLEQHVVPQYWTGRAPRFSHSLHLHSNLAAVWDHHLYTSDPLYVPEEKTLVTETQVIRETLWLLSGVKKLFIFQLNDGKVAVRNDIIVTHLTHNCLRSVLEQIAAYGQVVFRLQKFIDEVMGHSPESIMHGAVSTPKKTTEAPFRTYQAFMWALYKYFISFKEELTEIEKCIINKDKTVTLSIVIDKLSPRLAQLKVLHKVFSTGVAEVPPDTRNVVRASHLLNTLYKAILEYDSVGEASEQTVSLLFSLWVETVRPYLQTVDEWIVHGNLFDPAKEFIIQRNKNVPVNHRDFWYATYTLYSVSEKTENEEKMSDNASASSGSDQAPSSRQHTMVSFLKPVLKQIIMAGKSMQLLKNLQCKDGSPQLAASRDAERKSLYTQFLESVQSRLRHGEESVPDIITEQQATKQSLIKMQSIAERHLELDDVHDPLLAINFARLYLEQSDFHEKFTGGDVCVDRSSESVTCQTFELTLRSCLYPHIDKQYLECCGNLMQTLKKDYRLVEYLQAMRNFFLLEAGDTMYDFYTSIFDKIREKETWQNVAFLNVQLQEAVGQRYPEDSSRLSISFESVDTAKKKLPVHTLDGLTLSYKVPWPVDIVISLECQKIYNQVFLLLLQIKWAKYSLDVLRFDELVCAAENPQVKEGTLSEQGTLPLFGPQPESIKQQIHRMFLLRVKLMHFVNSLHNYIMTRILHSTGLEFQHQVEEAKDLDQLIKIHYRYLSTIHDRCLLREKVSFVKEAIMKVLNLVLMFADRWQAGLGAWKMESIEKMESDFKNCHMFLVTVLNKAVCRGSFPHLESLALSLMAGMEQS encoded by the exons ATGGAAGGAGAAGAAGTTTACTTTGGCCCAGGCGTAGATACACCA GATTGGTCTGGAGAaagtgaagaggaggaagacactCAGCCTTTAAGCAGGGAGGACTCGGGTATTCAAGTGGACAGGACACCCTTAGAAGACCAAGATCCCAATAAGAAAACAGTACCTAATGTTTCCTGGAAAG TTGGTGAACCTGATGCCCGCAGCTGGCTGGAGCAGCATGTAGTTCCTCAGTACTGGACAGGAAGAGCCCCTCGCTTTTCACATAGCTTGCACTTGCATTCCAATCTAGCCGCAGTCTG gGACCACCACTTGTACACCAGTGATCCTTTATATGTGCCAGAAGAGAAAACACTAGTCACTGAAACTCAGGTTATACGGGAAACTCTTTG gCTACTTTCAGGagtgaaaaagctttttatattTCAGCTGAATGACGGAAAAGTGGCTGTGCGGAATGATATTATTGTAACACATTTAACCCAT aattGCCTGAGATCTGTATTGGAGCAGATAGCAGCATATGGTCAAGTTGTGTTTAGACTACAGAAGTTTATTGATGAAGTGATGGGACACAGCCCGGAAAGCATAATGCATGGAGCAGTTTCCACTCCAAAGAAAACTACTGAAGCCCCGTTCAGAACCTACCAAGCTTTTATGTGGGCCTTGTATAAATACTTCATTAGCTTTAAAGAAGAACTTACTGAAATTGAAAAATGCATAATCAACAAAG ataaaacaGTCACACTTTCAATAGTAATAGATAAGTTGTCTCCCCGACTGGCACAGCTGAAGGTACTTCACAAAGTTTTCAGCACAGGAGTAGCAGAAGTGCCACCTGACACTAGAAATGTTGTACGAGCATCTCATCTGCTTAATACTCTCTACAAAGCTATTCTTGAATATGACAGTGTTGGAGAAGCATCTGAGCAAACG GTTTCCCTTCTGTTCTCTCTCTGGGTTGAAACTGTGAGGCCATACTTACAGACAGTGGATGAGTGGATAGTCCATGGGAATTTGTTTGATCCTGCAAAGGAATTTATCATTCAGAG aaacaaaaatgttccaGTTAACCACAGAGATTTTTGGTATGCTACCTACACATTATATAGTGTGTCAGAGAAGACGGAGAATGAAGAGAAGATGAGTGATAATGCCAGTGCCAGTTCTGGCAGTGATCAGGCCCCTTCAAGCAGGCAACACACTATGGTCTCTTTTCTAAAACCAGTGCTAAAGCAAATCATCATGGCTGGAAAATCCATGCAGCTGTTGAAGAATCTCCAGTGCAAAGATGGCTCTCCGCAGCTGGCTGCGTCAAGAG ATGCTGAACGAAAGAGCTTGTATACGCAGTTCTTGGAATCGGTGCAGTCTCGTCTGCGGCATGGGGAAGAGTCTGTTCCAGATATTATTACAGAACAGCAGGCCACAAAGCAGAGCCTGATAAAGATGCAGTCTATAGCAGAAAGACACTTGGAACTGGATGATGTCCACGACCCACTGCTGGCTATTAATTTTGCCAG gttGTATTTGGAACAGAGTGACTTCCATGAGAAGTTTACTGGTGGGGATGTTTGTGTGGATAGATCCTCAGAATCTGTGACCTGCCAGACTTTTGAACTGACATTGAGGTCCTGCCTTTATCCGCACATAGACAAGCAATACTTGGAATGCTGTGGTAATCTAATGCAAACTTTAAAGAAGGATTATAG GCTTGTAGAGTACTTGCAGGCAATGAGAAACTTTTTCTTACTTGAAGCTGGAGATACCATGTATGATTTCTATACATCGATTTTTGACAAAATTAGAGAAAAGGAAACTTGGCAGAATGTTGCTTTCTTAAATGTTCAACTTCAAGAAGCAGTTGGGCAACGCTATCCAGAGGACAGTTCAAG GTTGTCTATATCATTTGAAAGTGTTGATACAGCAAAGAAGAAACTCCCTGTCCACACCTTAGATGGTTTGACATTGAGTTACAAG GTTCCTTGGCCTGTGGATATAGTTATAAGCTTAGAGTGCCAAAAAATTTACAATCAAGTTTTTTTGCTCTTGCTACAAATAAAGTGGGCCAAGTATAGTCTAGATGTTTTACGATTTGATG aaCTAGTCTGTGCTGCAGAAAACCCACAGGTTAAGGAAGGAACTTTATCAGAACAAGGAACACTTCCTCTATTTGGACCACAACCAGAAAGTATAAAACAACAAATACATCGCATGTTCCTCTTAAGAGTGAAACTTATGCATTTTGTTAACAGCCTGCACAACTACATCATGACTAGG ATTCTTCATAGTACAGGCTTGGAGTTTCAGCATCAGGTAGAAGAAGCCAAAGATTTAGATCAGTTGATAAAGATTCATTACAGATATCTATCTACAATCCATGATCGCTGCCTACTGAGGGAAAAG GTCAGCTTTGTGAAAGAAGCTATAATGAAAGTGTTGAATTTAGTATTGATGTTTGCAGACCGTTGGCAGGCTGGTTTGGGGGCTTGGAA GATGGAATCCATAGAGAAGATggaatctgattttaaaaactgTCACATGTTTCTTGTAACTGTTCTCAACAAAGCTGTCTGTCGAGGCTCTTTTCCTCACT TGGAATCTTTAGCTTTGTCACTGATGGCTGGCATGGAACAAAGTTAA
- the TUBGCP5 gene encoding gamma-tubulin complex component 5 isoform X2 — protein sequence MAAPLLASPGHRSRFEQEQDRAVRALVRSVTGLPEEELGGGRFQTALNFAWSNFRFHRFLDVNSHKVERTIEGIHEKLIVHSDLGKAASWKRLTEKFLNLPLPSTEETKTDTHYSILSLLLCLSDSPSNTTYVEKPRDKEVEKEEEFDWGKYLMEGEEVYFGPGVDTPDWSGESEEEEDTQPLSREDSGIQVDRTPLEDQDPNKKTVPNVSWKVGEPDARSWLEQHVVPQYWTGRAPRFSHSLHLHSNLAAVWDHHLYTSDPLYVPEEKTLVTETQVIRETLWLLSGVKKLFIFQLNDGKVAVRNDIIVTHLTHNCLRSVLEQIAAYGQVVFRLQKFIDEVMGHSPESIMHGAVSTPKKTTEAPFRTYQAFMWALYKYFISFKEELTEIEKCIINKDKTVTLSIVIDKLSPRLAQLKVLHKVFSTGVAEVPPDTRNVVRASHLLNTLYKAILEYDSVGEASEQTVSLLFSLWVETVRPYLQTVDEWIVHGNLFDPAKEFIIQRNKNVPVNHRDFWYATYTLYSVSEKTENEEKMSDNASASSGSDQAPSSRQHTMVSFLKPVLKQIIMAGKSMQLLKNLQCKDGSPQLAASRDAERKSLYTQFLESVQSRLRHGEESVPDIITEQQATKQSLIKMQSIAERHLELDDVHDPLLAINFARLYLEQSDFHEKFTGGDVCVDRSSESVTCQTFELTLRSCLYPHIDKQYLECCGNLMQTLKKDYRLVEYLQAMRNFFLLEAGDTMYDFYTSIFDKIREKETWQNVAFLNVQLQEAVGQRYPEDSSRLSISFESVDTAKKKLPVHTLDGLTLSYKVPWPVDIVISLECQKIYNQVFLLLLQIKWAKYSLDVLRFDELVCAAENPQVKEGTLSEQGTLPLFGPQPESIKQQIHRMFLLRVKLMHFVNSLHNYIMTRILHSTGLEFQHQVEEAKDLDQLIKIHYRYLSTIHDRCLLREKVSFVKEAIMKVLNLVLMFADRWQAGLGAWKMESIEKMESDFKNCHMFLVTVLNKAVCRGSFPHLESLALSLMAGMEQS from the exons ATGGCGGCGCCGCTGCTGGCCTCGCCCGGCCACCGCAGCCGGTTCGAGCAGGAACAGGACCGGGCCGTCCGCGCGCTGGTGCGCAGCGTGACCGGCCTGCCCGAGGAGGAGCTGGGAGGCGGCCGCTTCCAGACGGCGCTGAATTTCGCTTGGTCCAACTTCAG GTTTCACCGTTTCCTTGATGTGAACAGTCACAAAGTAGAGAGGACGATAGAAGG AATACATGAAAAATTGATAGTTCATTCTGACCTTGGAAAAGCTGCAAGCTGGAAAAGACTAAcagaaaaatttctgaatttgCCACTCCCAAGTACTGAAGAAACAAAG aCAGATACGCACTATTCCATACTGTCTCTTCTGTTGTGTTTGTCTGATTCTCCATCCAACACCACCTATGTGGAAAAACCAAGAGACAAAGAAGTGG aaaaggaagaagaatttgACTGGGGAAAGTATCTGATGGAAGGAGAAGAAGTTTACTTTGGCCCAGGCGTAGATACACCA GATTGGTCTGGAGAaagtgaagaggaggaagacactCAGCCTTTAAGCAGGGAGGACTCGGGTATTCAAGTGGACAGGACACCCTTAGAAGACCAAGATCCCAATAAGAAAACAGTACCTAATGTTTCCTGGAAAG TTGGTGAACCTGATGCCCGCAGCTGGCTGGAGCAGCATGTAGTTCCTCAGTACTGGACAGGAAGAGCCCCTCGCTTTTCACATAGCTTGCACTTGCATTCCAATCTAGCCGCAGTCTG gGACCACCACTTGTACACCAGTGATCCTTTATATGTGCCAGAAGAGAAAACACTAGTCACTGAAACTCAGGTTATACGGGAAACTCTTTG gCTACTTTCAGGagtgaaaaagctttttatattTCAGCTGAATGACGGAAAAGTGGCTGTGCGGAATGATATTATTGTAACACATTTAACCCAT aattGCCTGAGATCTGTATTGGAGCAGATAGCAGCATATGGTCAAGTTGTGTTTAGACTACAGAAGTTTATTGATGAAGTGATGGGACACAGCCCGGAAAGCATAATGCATGGAGCAGTTTCCACTCCAAAGAAAACTACTGAAGCCCCGTTCAGAACCTACCAAGCTTTTATGTGGGCCTTGTATAAATACTTCATTAGCTTTAAAGAAGAACTTACTGAAATTGAAAAATGCATAATCAACAAAG ataaaacaGTCACACTTTCAATAGTAATAGATAAGTTGTCTCCCCGACTGGCACAGCTGAAGGTACTTCACAAAGTTTTCAGCACAGGAGTAGCAGAAGTGCCACCTGACACTAGAAATGTTGTACGAGCATCTCATCTGCTTAATACTCTCTACAAAGCTATTCTTGAATATGACAGTGTTGGAGAAGCATCTGAGCAAACG GTTTCCCTTCTGTTCTCTCTCTGGGTTGAAACTGTGAGGCCATACTTACAGACAGTGGATGAGTGGATAGTCCATGGGAATTTGTTTGATCCTGCAAAGGAATTTATCATTCAGAG aaacaaaaatgttccaGTTAACCACAGAGATTTTTGGTATGCTACCTACACATTATATAGTGTGTCAGAGAAGACGGAGAATGAAGAGAAGATGAGTGATAATGCCAGTGCCAGTTCTGGCAGTGATCAGGCCCCTTCAAGCAGGCAACACACTATGGTCTCTTTTCTAAAACCAGTGCTAAAGCAAATCATCATGGCTGGAAAATCCATGCAGCTGTTGAAGAATCTCCAGTGCAAAGATGGCTCTCCGCAGCTGGCTGCGTCAAGAG ATGCTGAACGAAAGAGCTTGTATACGCAGTTCTTGGAATCGGTGCAGTCTCGTCTGCGGCATGGGGAAGAGTCTGTTCCAGATATTATTACAGAACAGCAGGCCACAAAGCAGAGCCTGATAAAGATGCAGTCTATAGCAGAAAGACACTTGGAACTGGATGATGTCCACGACCCACTGCTGGCTATTAATTTTGCCAG gttGTATTTGGAACAGAGTGACTTCCATGAGAAGTTTACTGGTGGGGATGTTTGTGTGGATAGATCCTCAGAATCTGTGACCTGCCAGACTTTTGAACTGACATTGAGGTCCTGCCTTTATCCGCACATAGACAAGCAATACTTGGAATGCTGTGGTAATCTAATGCAAACTTTAAAGAAGGATTATAG GCTTGTAGAGTACTTGCAGGCAATGAGAAACTTTTTCTTACTTGAAGCTGGAGATACCATGTATGATTTCTATACATCGATTTTTGACAAAATTAGAGAAAAGGAAACTTGGCAGAATGTTGCTTTCTTAAATGTTCAACTTCAAGAAGCAGTTGGGCAACGCTATCCAGAGGACAGTTCAAG GTTGTCTATATCATTTGAAAGTGTTGATACAGCAAAGAAGAAACTCCCTGTCCACACCTTAGATGGTTTGACATTGAGTTACAAG GTTCCTTGGCCTGTGGATATAGTTATAAGCTTAGAGTGCCAAAAAATTTACAATCAAGTTTTTTTGCTCTTGCTACAAATAAAGTGGGCCAAGTATAGTCTAGATGTTTTACGATTTGATG aaCTAGTCTGTGCTGCAGAAAACCCACAGGTTAAGGAAGGAACTTTATCAGAACAAGGAACACTTCCTCTATTTGGACCACAACCAGAAAGTATAAAACAACAAATACATCGCATGTTCCTCTTAAGAGTGAAACTTATGCATTTTGTTAACAGCCTGCACAACTACATCATGACTAGG ATTCTTCATAGTACAGGCTTGGAGTTTCAGCATCAGGTAGAAGAAGCCAAAGATTTAGATCAGTTGATAAAGATTCATTACAGATATCTATCTACAATCCATGATCGCTGCCTACTGAGGGAAAAG GTCAGCTTTGTGAAAGAAGCTATAATGAAAGTGTTGAATTTAGTATTGATGTTTGCAGACCGTTGGCAGGCTGGTTTGGGGGCTTGGAA GATGGAATCCATAGAGAAGATggaatctgattttaaaaactgTCACATGTTTCTTGTAACTGTTCTCAACAAAGCTGTCTGTCGAGGCTCTTTTCCTCACT TGGAATCTTTAGCTTTGTCACTGATGGCTGGCATGGAACAAAGTTAA
- the TUBGCP5 gene encoding gamma-tubulin complex component 5 isoform X1, protein MAAPLLASPGHRSRFEQEQDRAVRALVRSVTGLPEEELGGGRFQTALNFAWSNFRFHRFLDVNSHKVERTIEGIHEKLIVHSDLGKAASWKRLTEKFLNLPLPSTEETKTDTHYSILSLLLCLSDSPSNTTYVEKPRDKEVDSFLNDLCTFPRRCFECTFSPFQECEYEEVISNNTNYKKEEEFDWGKYLMEGEEVYFGPGVDTPDWSGESEEEEDTQPLSREDSGIQVDRTPLEDQDPNKKTVPNVSWKVGEPDARSWLEQHVVPQYWTGRAPRFSHSLHLHSNLAAVWDHHLYTSDPLYVPEEKTLVTETQVIRETLWLLSGVKKLFIFQLNDGKVAVRNDIIVTHLTHNCLRSVLEQIAAYGQVVFRLQKFIDEVMGHSPESIMHGAVSTPKKTTEAPFRTYQAFMWALYKYFISFKEELTEIEKCIINKDKTVTLSIVIDKLSPRLAQLKVLHKVFSTGVAEVPPDTRNVVRASHLLNTLYKAILEYDSVGEASEQTVSLLFSLWVETVRPYLQTVDEWIVHGNLFDPAKEFIIQRNKNVPVNHRDFWYATYTLYSVSEKTENEEKMSDNASASSGSDQAPSSRQHTMVSFLKPVLKQIIMAGKSMQLLKNLQCKDGSPQLAASRDAERKSLYTQFLESVQSRLRHGEESVPDIITEQQATKQSLIKMQSIAERHLELDDVHDPLLAINFARLYLEQSDFHEKFTGGDVCVDRSSESVTCQTFELTLRSCLYPHIDKQYLECCGNLMQTLKKDYRLVEYLQAMRNFFLLEAGDTMYDFYTSIFDKIREKETWQNVAFLNVQLQEAVGQRYPEDSSRLSISFESVDTAKKKLPVHTLDGLTLSYKVPWPVDIVISLECQKIYNQVFLLLLQIKWAKYSLDVLRFDELVCAAENPQVKEGTLSEQGTLPLFGPQPESIKQQIHRMFLLRVKLMHFVNSLHNYIMTRILHSTGLEFQHQVEEAKDLDQLIKIHYRYLSTIHDRCLLREKVSFVKEAIMKVLNLVLMFADRWQAGLGAWKMESIEKMESDFKNCHMFLVTVLNKAVCRGSFPHLESLALSLMAGMEQS, encoded by the exons ATGGCGGCGCCGCTGCTGGCCTCGCCCGGCCACCGCAGCCGGTTCGAGCAGGAACAGGACCGGGCCGTCCGCGCGCTGGTGCGCAGCGTGACCGGCCTGCCCGAGGAGGAGCTGGGAGGCGGCCGCTTCCAGACGGCGCTGAATTTCGCTTGGTCCAACTTCAG GTTTCACCGTTTCCTTGATGTGAACAGTCACAAAGTAGAGAGGACGATAGAAGG AATACATGAAAAATTGATAGTTCATTCTGACCTTGGAAAAGCTGCAAGCTGGAAAAGACTAAcagaaaaatttctgaatttgCCACTCCCAAGTACTGAAGAAACAAAG aCAGATACGCACTATTCCATACTGTCTCTTCTGTTGTGTTTGTCTGATTCTCCATCCAACACCACCTATGTGGAAAAACCAAGAGACAAAGAAGTGG ATTCCTTTTTGAATGATCTCTGCACATTCCCTCGGCGGTGTTTTGAATGCACTTTCAGCCCATTCCAGGAATGTGAATATGAAGAGGTTATCTCAAACAACACTAATTACA aaaaggaagaagaatttgACTGGGGAAAGTATCTGATGGAAGGAGAAGAAGTTTACTTTGGCCCAGGCGTAGATACACCA GATTGGTCTGGAGAaagtgaagaggaggaagacactCAGCCTTTAAGCAGGGAGGACTCGGGTATTCAAGTGGACAGGACACCCTTAGAAGACCAAGATCCCAATAAGAAAACAGTACCTAATGTTTCCTGGAAAG TTGGTGAACCTGATGCCCGCAGCTGGCTGGAGCAGCATGTAGTTCCTCAGTACTGGACAGGAAGAGCCCCTCGCTTTTCACATAGCTTGCACTTGCATTCCAATCTAGCCGCAGTCTG gGACCACCACTTGTACACCAGTGATCCTTTATATGTGCCAGAAGAGAAAACACTAGTCACTGAAACTCAGGTTATACGGGAAACTCTTTG gCTACTTTCAGGagtgaaaaagctttttatattTCAGCTGAATGACGGAAAAGTGGCTGTGCGGAATGATATTATTGTAACACATTTAACCCAT aattGCCTGAGATCTGTATTGGAGCAGATAGCAGCATATGGTCAAGTTGTGTTTAGACTACAGAAGTTTATTGATGAAGTGATGGGACACAGCCCGGAAAGCATAATGCATGGAGCAGTTTCCACTCCAAAGAAAACTACTGAAGCCCCGTTCAGAACCTACCAAGCTTTTATGTGGGCCTTGTATAAATACTTCATTAGCTTTAAAGAAGAACTTACTGAAATTGAAAAATGCATAATCAACAAAG ataaaacaGTCACACTTTCAATAGTAATAGATAAGTTGTCTCCCCGACTGGCACAGCTGAAGGTACTTCACAAAGTTTTCAGCACAGGAGTAGCAGAAGTGCCACCTGACACTAGAAATGTTGTACGAGCATCTCATCTGCTTAATACTCTCTACAAAGCTATTCTTGAATATGACAGTGTTGGAGAAGCATCTGAGCAAACG GTTTCCCTTCTGTTCTCTCTCTGGGTTGAAACTGTGAGGCCATACTTACAGACAGTGGATGAGTGGATAGTCCATGGGAATTTGTTTGATCCTGCAAAGGAATTTATCATTCAGAG aaacaaaaatgttccaGTTAACCACAGAGATTTTTGGTATGCTACCTACACATTATATAGTGTGTCAGAGAAGACGGAGAATGAAGAGAAGATGAGTGATAATGCCAGTGCCAGTTCTGGCAGTGATCAGGCCCCTTCAAGCAGGCAACACACTATGGTCTCTTTTCTAAAACCAGTGCTAAAGCAAATCATCATGGCTGGAAAATCCATGCAGCTGTTGAAGAATCTCCAGTGCAAAGATGGCTCTCCGCAGCTGGCTGCGTCAAGAG ATGCTGAACGAAAGAGCTTGTATACGCAGTTCTTGGAATCGGTGCAGTCTCGTCTGCGGCATGGGGAAGAGTCTGTTCCAGATATTATTACAGAACAGCAGGCCACAAAGCAGAGCCTGATAAAGATGCAGTCTATAGCAGAAAGACACTTGGAACTGGATGATGTCCACGACCCACTGCTGGCTATTAATTTTGCCAG gttGTATTTGGAACAGAGTGACTTCCATGAGAAGTTTACTGGTGGGGATGTTTGTGTGGATAGATCCTCAGAATCTGTGACCTGCCAGACTTTTGAACTGACATTGAGGTCCTGCCTTTATCCGCACATAGACAAGCAATACTTGGAATGCTGTGGTAATCTAATGCAAACTTTAAAGAAGGATTATAG GCTTGTAGAGTACTTGCAGGCAATGAGAAACTTTTTCTTACTTGAAGCTGGAGATACCATGTATGATTTCTATACATCGATTTTTGACAAAATTAGAGAAAAGGAAACTTGGCAGAATGTTGCTTTCTTAAATGTTCAACTTCAAGAAGCAGTTGGGCAACGCTATCCAGAGGACAGTTCAAG GTTGTCTATATCATTTGAAAGTGTTGATACAGCAAAGAAGAAACTCCCTGTCCACACCTTAGATGGTTTGACATTGAGTTACAAG GTTCCTTGGCCTGTGGATATAGTTATAAGCTTAGAGTGCCAAAAAATTTACAATCAAGTTTTTTTGCTCTTGCTACAAATAAAGTGGGCCAAGTATAGTCTAGATGTTTTACGATTTGATG aaCTAGTCTGTGCTGCAGAAAACCCACAGGTTAAGGAAGGAACTTTATCAGAACAAGGAACACTTCCTCTATTTGGACCACAACCAGAAAGTATAAAACAACAAATACATCGCATGTTCCTCTTAAGAGTGAAACTTATGCATTTTGTTAACAGCCTGCACAACTACATCATGACTAGG ATTCTTCATAGTACAGGCTTGGAGTTTCAGCATCAGGTAGAAGAAGCCAAAGATTTAGATCAGTTGATAAAGATTCATTACAGATATCTATCTACAATCCATGATCGCTGCCTACTGAGGGAAAAG GTCAGCTTTGTGAAAGAAGCTATAATGAAAGTGTTGAATTTAGTATTGATGTTTGCAGACCGTTGGCAGGCTGGTTTGGGGGCTTGGAA GATGGAATCCATAGAGAAGATggaatctgattttaaaaactgTCACATGTTTCTTGTAACTGTTCTCAACAAAGCTGTCTGTCGAGGCTCTTTTCCTCACT TGGAATCTTTAGCTTTGTCACTGATGGCTGGCATGGAACAAAGTTAA